CCTAGCATTAACCGTAAAGGTTCAGGTTAAATTACCGGCTGCACTCGATGCGAAAGTGAAATTGTTACAGTGAGGTGACACAAAGCATTTTGGCATTTGATTCTTTGTATGAACTGCTGAACGGCCAGCGAACGAATACTAATTGGTGATATTCATTTTACATAATAACGTTGGAGTTGAACGagcctggccccaaaactagtaGCGCCGCCGACTTAGTTaaaggtgtatcaaaaccgcttcgtgtctctgttggtgttcatcaaggaagagccctcttaccactcctcttttttcttgttatggacaccgtcatacgggatatccaacctctagcgccctacacactactttatgcagacgatgtattcctagcatctaatagcaaaaatggtctcgaacaacttgttcaaaaatggaatgagcgcctaatgcaacacgatctcagattgaatttaaacaaaactgaatttttgacgaccaatccccatgaaacagacacaatcactgtcagtggcagtgatctgcccagaactgagcgatttaaatacctcgggtcaacgctatcagccaatggagaactgcgttatgaaattgcttcacgcattaacgcaacctggatgaagtggcgttccacaactggtgttctttgtgatcggcgtatcaacgaacgtctcaaatctaaaatttaccgcaatgtcctccgtccagtcgctctctatggttctgagtattggccgactataaaaggcaatgaacggcttcttgcggtaatggagacgaagatgctacgttggacgtttagatcacatccgaaatgaggatatccgcgatcgttatggggttgcaccgatcgtggaaaagttgcgagagaggtgtcttcgatggtatggtcacgcaattcgtgctaacgtgaattcacttgccaatagaGATGGGCAAAAAATAACCAAACTGTTAAAAATAACAGTTTCTTCATCAGAAACGAATTAatcgttttttcaattttaaaacaacAGCTACATTTTTCTGCCTAAataaaacatgaaaatgaaGCGGTAACGTATAACATTTAACGTATGACAAAATCAACTGTTAACGATAACGAGTGGAAAGAAACGTTTTCTGTTAAAACTAAAAACGCATCGCATCGAAACGATTAGCTAGTCGTTTCGGCTATTCTTCATGGGAATGAGTTAGACAATGTCGAGTCGAGCATATCCGCACATACGATGCGTATGCAATGCACACAAAAACACCACACACACACCAGTACAGCTCAGCAGTACGTGCGCGAACCACAATCGAGAGCGAATTTCTCTTTCAATACAGAAGCATCACGCGATTCTCAATGAGCCTTCCAGGCAACAGGTTACAATTGCAACGAAACGACAAATAGCGAAATCGCGACACTATACGAAAGAAACaactgttttttttattatgaacTGTTTCATTGCAAaacgaaagaaatgaaaacaactGTTTCGATTTTTCAACTGTTCTGTTGCAAGTTATTGAAGAACGATTAACAgttgatttttcaatttcaatggagatgggtgtatatgggatttttttcgtgaattttgattttaattagtTATTATAGACTGAGATTATTTTAGACAAAGATATTAAGTGCTGAAAATAGATTAgaaccaaataaaaataaaacaataatcaGTAAGTAACAAATTTGTTTCCATTAAATCGactactttaaaaaaatttttagtGAGCGGTAGGCAACGAAGCGATGTGTGGAgctatttttcacaaaaagaaaaCGTAAAAGCAGTTTGTAATATCTGCAAAGCTGAAATTTCGTTTAAGAGTACAATAACTAATTTAAAAAGCCACCTGAAAAGGAAGCACGTAGGCGTTTATACAGAACTTGTTTCCAAAAATTGTGCAAATGATAATTCGCAGAATAGCAGCGGATCAGTAATACCTCTTGAGTCTGAAACAGCCACCATTAACACCGAAAGCGCAGAAACGATTCCTCAGCCAAATGTATCCGTACGGTAATACCTTCAGCATCCAGCGGCCAAAATCGAGTAAAACGGCAACGAACAATTGGCTCCTACATTGCTAAAGAAATAACTTCACACCAAAAGAATTTAATTGATCGGGATCTTCTCGATTTATTTGTGAAGGAATTTCATCCATTCAGTATTGTTGAAGAACCTTCCTTTCGGAAGGTCATCAAATGAATTCCCGGATACGAATTTCCTTCAAGGAAGACAATTTCAACAACAATGATACCTGCCCTGTATCAAAGTTGTGTTGAAAATGTTCGAGATTTGGTGTCACGCGAGGCAATATCTGTTTGTTTGACGACAGACTGCTGGACATCTGCCAACAATGAGAATTATATGGCAACAACCGCTCATTTCATAACTGAAGGGTTTACTTTTAAGACTGTATTATTGAAATGCTCTTATTTAAGTGGGAGTCATACGGCCGTTCATCTCGCGGAGgagataaaaaatataatattggaATGGAATTTAGAGGGAAAGGTACTTGTGTGAAATATCTCAAGTCTCAACCTGCAATTTTAATATGAAAAAGAAGTATATTTTAGGTAAATTATGCTATTTCGGATAATGCAACAAATATTACAAAAGCGTTAGCTGATATATTGAGTTTGAAGCATTATGGCTGCTATACCCATAGCCTTAATTTAATTGTTCAACGAGCTCTTAAGGAACTGGAGCCAACactagaaaaaattaaaaaaattgtaacgTTTTTTAAAAGAAGTTCGTTGAACAATGAGAAACTCTTGAAGTTTCAAATAAATTCAGGTGTTTCTCAACCAAAACGTTTGATTCAGGATGTGAGTACGAGGTGGAATTCTACCTTTATATGCTACGTCGGTTCATAGAGCTAGAGAAGGCAATACGAGCGACTATAGCTTTAGTTGACAGGAATTTGCCCGTTCTCCCAGGAGAGGAATGGAAGACCTGCAAGGAAGTGTGCAACATATTGAGCCCATTCGAAGAAATGACCAATTCGATGAGTGGCGAAAAATACATGACAGGAAGCGCCGCAATTGTGGTCACCCGGTGTCTTAAAGGTGTTTGCGAATGGTTTGCCCGAAATTCTACCTTCTCTGCAGCGACAGAAAAAGTTGTCAGCTCATTACGTCGGGGATTGACTGATCGATTtggaaatatagaaaaaattatCCCGCTGGCGATTTGCACCCTTCTAGATCCCAGATATAAGCATCATGTTTTTCAAGATGATTCTGCACTTTCCGCGGCTAAAACTTTTTTGGAGAACTTAACAATAGAAATGATCGAAAAAAACACAAGTGAGCAACATAGTGGCGGATCGTGCACTTCTAGATCCTCTGTTACCATTCCTTTCCGAAATGAACCAAGTGCTTGGGGCATTTTAGATGAAATTATGGGCGATAAGCAACCACAAACATCTCCAATATCACGAGCGAAAAAAGAGATCGAGAGTTATTTTCAAAATGACGTTCTCCCACGTCGGGATGACGACGGAAATAGCAGTAATGTTTTAAATTGGTGGAAAACATTCCGGCATATTTACCCCAATTTAGTCAAAATATTTCGTATTAACTGCAATATCGTGGCAACCTCCGTTTCTTGTGAACGTATATTTTCAAAAGTTGGTAACCTTATTAGTGAAAAACGTACCAGGCTATCATCTGAGAAAGTTgagttaattttgtttttgaatgcAAATTTGGAGTCCTCAGATCAATGAATTTAATTGTTTGAGCAGCAAAGAGGAGCACCTTTCATTaattatgtttgtttttttttctttatttttatttatgttgaTTGAATTAAGAGTATTGCTTGTTGAACTGAATTTCggttaaatattaatttatttataaaaggtataatgctttatttttttgctgatgtatttccttattttctcttcttttataagctaaatatttattaatgtatCACTATCACCTATAACAGGAGGTATATCTATTGtacaaattattccttttttctGGTGCTGTAAGAATGCCTGGATTCACCATATAAGACAGTtgctaaaaaaaatcgaaaatatagTTGAATAATGCTTAATAAATAAGCCTTCTCAATCATTATTTTTTCAACCGTTATTTTTCaactgttgtttttaactgttatttttcttgaaaaaactgttaattaacgtttttcaaaaacaacaGAAACGCCCATGcctacttgccaagattggtctgaacatcgaaatcgatggtaaacggccaaaa
The DNA window shown above is from Hermetia illucens chromosome 5, iHerIll2.2.curated.20191125, whole genome shotgun sequence and carries:
- the LOC119658171 gene encoding zinc finger BED domain-containing protein RICESLEEPER 1-like translates to MGIQCIECTILSRNKLRFRPSLDEGNILVQNLLSAPIGNQASKIFAADQLLSDATAQTKILSAENRLEPNKNKTIIMSGRQRSDVWSYFSQKENVKAVCNICKAEISFKSTITNLKSHLKRKHVGVYTELVSKNCANDNSQNSSGSVIPLESETATINTESAETIPQPNVSVRKTISTTMIPALYQSCVENVRDLVSREAISVCLTTDCWTSANNENYMATTAHFITEGFTFKTVLLKCSYLSGSHTAVHLAEEIKNIILEWNLEGKVNYAISDNATNITKALADILSLKHYGCYTHSLNLIVQRALKELEPTLEKIKKIVTCFSTKTFDSGCEYEVEFYLYMLRRFIELEKAIRATIALVDRNLPVLPGEEWKTCKEVCNILSPFEEMTNSMSGEKYMTGSAAIVVTRCLKGVCEWFARNSTFSAATEKVVSSLRRGLTDRFGNIEKIIPLAICTLLDPRYKHHVFQDDSALSAAKTFLENLTIEMIEKNTSEQHSGGSCTSRSSVTIPFRNEPSAWGILDEIMGDKQPQTSPISRAKKEIESYFQNDVLPRRDDDGNSSNVLNWWKTFRHIYPNLVKIFRINCNIVATSVSCERIFSKVGNLISEKRTRLSSEKVELILFLNANLESSDQ